accaaacatagcctaataGTTAGGAGACTAACATGTCTCAATGCTTCTTCAATTTCTATGTTCCCAACCCATTTTTGGAGGGTGTTGTTTATATCATATGTATGCTTTTCTATGACATTTTACTcgtttaaaaaattcaaatattaacatGGGGACTGGCTTGGAGATGAGCCATGGACTATTTATATGCTAACAGATGCCAAACCCAACAAACAAGCTTTAAGCTTTTGTACATTTTTGAAACACTCAATATTCAATCCTCTCTCAATCTGACCTCTATCAACCCATTCAACAAGCAGTGGAACTAGATGAAATGCAAACTATCTGAATGGGTCAATGACAGGTATGCTGATAACTATGCCAAAAAATACACTTTTAATCTGTCCCAACTTCTTGTGTTTTGTGTCAATGCATTTCTGCAGCTTGCTTAGTATGTGAAAAGGAAGAGAGATACAGAAGAGATGACTCAGAGGAGGCTTTCTCTAAAGGGGAAAGGAAAGAAGATCAACAAATggggggaaaaaaggaaaaatataaaagaaaaaactgaaAGCAAAATACAACCAACTGCAGGAACTCAAAGGCTAATGATGAATATGTATTCCAACAAAGTTCCTCATGCTGCTAATAGAGGAGCCCATCTAAAAATGGAACCAAAGCTCTCAATAGACCAAAGTTTCCCACCTATGAGATGATAAGAATATCTAGGAGGCCGGGGGAGGATTAGATATGCTAACCTAAACTGGCACTGCCTCCTTTTCCATCTATGGGCTCAGCATACCTCTAGTTTTATCTTCTGTAATAGACCCCACAAGAAGGCATTTTCTACTGCAGAAGATTACCCATCAGCGAGCCTCAAAAACAACTGGACCCCATCCATCTCTCTGTGAAATACAATTTCAATGGACCTTGGATCTCCAAGAAGGCCTCCACAATACCAAGGAGAACATCTCTACTTCATTAAGAACAGAGATTTGTAATTCAAGTTATTCTTTTTGGTTCTTCATTCTTAGTTGGTGGGTAAATACAATTTCTTTCAACATTTAACAATGACTGATATAAATCactttaaagaagaaaaagaaaaagaaaaagcatctTTGAAACCCCATTCATGGAATTGAACAACCTACATATTGATCTATGTAATGCTAGTTTCACACTGAAGATTTGCTTTGTTGAAATGTCAACACTTAACAATAACTGGTACAAATCATCTTatagaagaagaaaagcaaCATAGAAATCCCATATTTGGAATTGAATAACCTCAATACTGATATATGTAGAGTGTAAAATATGCTAGTTTCACAGTGAAGATTTGCTTTGTTGAAATATCAACCATGAAAAAGGTACAtggttttgtaaaaaaaaaaaaagatttctcTTATGTTCATCAAGTAGATGTAtcaaaaatttttgaaagaacaaaataattaattctcaataagaaatggaatgaaaatGGATCTATCCAATGTTATCAAGTAGATATATCAAAACTTTTGCAagaataaaatgatcaaattctCAATAAGAAATGGCATGTACGATCTAACCTATGTTATCAAGTAGATATACCAAAAATTTTGCAAGAATTTAATGATGAAATTCTCAATTAGAAATGGCATGTACCTTGGGCTTCAAAGTTTCATTGTCAGACAACACCCAGCACTGAtctttttcaagaacaaaaggCTCATCTTTTTCATCAGTAGAGCCCATTTCATACCCTTCAACTGCAGCCAATCTTCTAACCAAAAAATTATCTGACTCTTCAGGGTCTTTCAAGACCACAACATCCCCAACAAAAACACGCCTGTCAAAGAAATATACATATGAAATCAGAGAATCATGAAAGCACCAGCACTAAAGGTACATGCACATGCATAATGTAGATCTGTTAGTGGCTGCATATGGGTTCCACATTTGGACACACATTACCGTTAAAGAACTATTTGGTAGAAGATGAAGTTGTTTTTAGATATAATTCAAGATAATTACCCTACCTTAAAAAGACTACCATGTCTGTGTTTCTCGGATAGAATTCAAGACAATGATCTTACTATGAAGCAGATACCATGCCTATGTCTCAAAACCAAATCATTCCAGCATTGCAGTCAATAAAGCTTTATGTCAGTACCTAAGCTCTGCCAATACTTGCATATACAGATAATATGACCTAAATGACAAGATTGTTCAAGCAACTGCAACCTATTCAACTGTGGAAAAAGCATTGTGGCAAGAAAGCTTTTTCTTGAAGGTAAAACTTTATTATGTTTGTAGTTTGCTGttaggtttttcattttttttagtttttgtttcttttgaatGCATACCCTCCAAATacatgttttctttctttgtcttgTGAATTCTTATAGACTTATAGTCATTAACAAGAATGGAATTTATCACATTGCACAACCCAATTTTAAATGCCAGAAGTATTTGCAATGCCTCATAAAACTGGTCTAGGGGTACACAATTCATAGTTGAGGATGCATAATATGCCAACATAATAGGTTATGACAGAAGGAATATTAGATCattgaaaggaaaacaaaagtaACTCTAAATATATTTGAGAAGTGTAAAAATAGTTCCCAAAAAAAATAGACAGAATAATTAGAATAATTTTGCAGATTCATCTTTCAAGTAAAATTACGTTGGATCAGCAGCTGGCAATTTCCGGACAAGAAGAGTTCCTCCTTGCTCCCCTATAGTGGGGGCCATCTCCCCTCCTTTATTCCAATGCAGGTATGTCAACTTTCCCTGAAATAAATTTTTCCAAACAACATCACCTACTTCTCTGTCACTGATTTGACCTCCTTTATAGCTCTGCATCACACACAAGATTCAATCAGGACAATCCTCAGGGGGGAATGGTTCTAACACCCACCAAAGTTAACCTGGCATGCATAAATTATAAGACAGTTTCCATGTATCttgacaaaattttgttaagaTGCAGCGTGCAATCCACTTAATTGggcccattttctttttctttttttgcttgttGTTTCTTTTAAGGACAAATAGGATGAACATATTAAAAGTGCCTCATTAGGAAAAAAGGAGTCCTATTCTTAGATTATCTCACTGCATGGGTCTGAATAGATTGAAATGGACCCACTAGATTAGCATCCTATCAAGTTCTGTTTCATTTCAGATCCTCTGGAAACCATTTGTCCATGCACTTTAATTGTGGccaaaatttaatgattaaaattcaAGAATCAAGAGCATAAACAAAGGAAAACCACAATTTTGGTATCATATGAAAAATGGTGTAACCCAGTGGACCTCCTTTTTAGTTCATGTGCACTACATGGTAGACAATCAATGAATGAAGCCCACTACGTGATTCCAGCAATCCATcatgaaggggaaaaaaaaaattatgatgtaGTTTTCCACAAAGTTGCGCATAAGAACAAGCAgaagaagaaagcaaaaaaaccaATGATATGAACCATCTACTAAGTCTATACTACCAACTATAACTATCAAAGACTTGTGAAGCTTATCCACTGAAACTTGACTGAATTATACACAAGGAAAATGCCTTGAGTTCCATACCCACAGCTCAAATCTTCAGAAGCTCATACCATAGAAGTGTAATGCCACCACATGTCTTCTTAAGCTTGAGACACATgtcttccctttttttcttttgctagggaaatgagaaaatatattaaaagcacctaAGAGGAGGCGCACCAAGGTACATACCATGTATACAATACACACCCAATCTAGACAAGAAGAAGATACACAAAAAATTCCTTTTCCTCACTTGAAgctcaaccaatctacaaaaccTATTTTAATCATTGAGTGATCCTCTATGTACACCCTAACTCAATTCACTAAAACATACATGATATAATTTGATTGCTTGGTCGTGCTTAGCATTAT
Above is a genomic segment from Vitis riparia cultivar Riparia Gloire de Montpellier isolate 1030 chromosome 7, EGFV_Vit.rip_1.0, whole genome shotgun sequence containing:
- the LOC117919253 gene encoding uncharacterized protein LOC117919253, giving the protein MVSLSTWCRYIAHKLEYSISISWKSYKGGQISDREVGDVVWKNLFQGKLTYLHWNKGGEMAPTIGEQGGTLLVRKLPAADPTRVFVGDVVVLKDPEESDNFLVRRLAAVEGYEMGSTDEKDEPFVLEKDQCWVLSDNETLKPKQANDSRIFGPVPMSDIVGRVIYCLRTAVDHGRVQNSHFSMRKDTPVLEIELDVDEMARRHKT